A region from the Vicia villosa cultivar HV-30 ecotype Madison, WI linkage group LG3, Vvil1.0, whole genome shotgun sequence genome encodes:
- the LOC131661544 gene encoding nuclear transport factor 2A — translation MDPDALAKAFVEHYYTTFDTNRPGLASLYQEGSMLTFEGQKIQGSQNIVAKLTSLPFQQCHHSITTVDCQPSGVNGGMLVFVSGNLQLAGEQHALKFSQMFHLIPTQQGSYYVLNDVFRLNYA, via the exons ATGGATCCAGACGCGTTGGCCAAGGCATTCGTCGAGCACTACTACACCACCTTTGACACCAACCGTCCCGGTCTCGCTTCTCTCTACCAGGAAGGTTCCATGCTCACCTTCGAAGGTCAGAAGATTCAGGGCTCTCAGAATATCGTCGCCAAACTCACTTCCCTCCCTTTCCAGCAGTGTCATCATTCCATCACTACCGTTGATTGTCAGCCGTCTGGTGTTAACGGTGGAATGCTTGTTTTTGTTAGCGGGAATCTCCAGCTCGCCGGTGAACAGCATGCCCTTAAGTTCAGTCAG ATGTTCCATTTGATACCAACACAGCAAGGAAGCTATTATGTGTTGAATGACGTATTCCGGTTGAACTATGCATGA
- the LOC131661543 gene encoding uncharacterized protein LOC131661543, with product MEQDRRLELIDLAIQKHINDNYHNLKDHETQYQQTLSQLLSASQELELSKRDETVKQSEVSPVASVIEGKEGETVDGGDCKEKEKEDDEIVKEVKKVKRQNFVTHCLLSVMIVLTVAWQLSEVSLIMKVKDGINHPFRSFGNMFQEMKEKAFDNNGHNADNKENNKSLTLPSTIKVPDMTKMDVPNLGEE from the exons ATGGAGCAAGATCGGAGGCTTGAGCTCATCGACCTCGCTATTCAGAAACATATAAACGACAATTATCATAACCTTAAAGACCACGAAACTCAATACCAACAAACTCTCTCTCAACTACTCTCTGCCTCTCAG gagtTGGAATTGTCTAAAAGAGACGAAACAGTTAAACAATCGGAAGTTTCGCCTGTGGCTTCTGTAATTGAGGGAAAAGAAGGTGAAACTGTGGATGGTGGAGATTGCAAGGAAAAGGAAAAGGAAGATGATGAGATAGTTAAAGAGGTGAAAAAGGTGAAGAGGCAGAATTTTGTGACTCATTGTCTTCTTTCAGTGATGATTGTCCTCACTGTGGCTTGGCAGTTATCAGAAGTTTCACTTATTATGAAAGTCAAGGATGGAATCAACCACCCATTTAGATCCTTTGGGAATATGTTCCAAGAGATGAAAGAGAAAGCCTTTGACAATAATGGCCATAATGCTGATAACAAAGAGAACAATAAATCTCTGACTCTTCCTTCTACTATTAAGGTTCCAGATATGACTAAAATGGATGTGCCAAATTTAGGAGAGGAATGA
- the LOC131661541 gene encoding calmodulin-binding transcription activator 4-like has product MTMLPGLQYNIDDLFQEAKKRWLKPIEVFYILQNHELRGFTDVPVNQPRDGSVYLFNKRVMRFFRKDGHNWRKKKDGRTVAEGHEKLKVGNVEALNCYYAHGAENPNFRRRSYWMLNPEYEHVVFVHYRETNEGTSHSSPVTQLSAFSQTHSSYTTPNPETTSIAGDSWEPNQNFSIPPGYLEVTSGIMNNGMDHLEKTDAHAFRQLEEQLSLKEKTDAQTLRQLEEQLSLNEDSFKETCPFYSEHEIPHEISVAFSGPDDHKQPYEGYNGAKDRSGNHYQELLDHDCPGGQEQTLSWTEMLETRKFSSGRKLPEQHTFEASENEKSLSSSGREMIANQETNYRLNPNSNNNENSVFAFTQDVGGVNFFPYSSVETQGTTYDYYERLVDQSLIQEPRDAYACLTVGQKQKFKITAVSPEYCYAAEATKVIIIGSFLCPSSDSTWACMFGDVEVPAEMIQDGVMCCEAPSNLLGKVTLCITSGNKEPCSEIKEFEFRSKTNSCTHCNILETEAARSPEELLLLVQFAEMLLSASTTKDDSTESGSHVSTDQKVDDDSWSHIRDAILVGNGTSSGTIDWLLQELLKDKLQHWLSCRSNERDEREGCSLSCKEQGIIHMVSGLGFEWALNPILSYGVVVNFRDINGWTALHWAARFGREKMAASLIAAGASAGAVTDPTSQNPNGLTAASIATSNDHKGLAGYLAEADLTSHLSSLTLEKCEVSKDSSELEAELTVSNVSNKYLESSDDEVSLKKTLGAVRNAAQAAALIQAAFRAHSFRKQKERESARDYRIATQAAARIQTAFRAHSFRKRREGECARDYNSAALSIQKKYRGRKGRREFLVMRHKVVKIQAHVRGYRARKQYKVMIWAVGIFDKIVLRWRRKQVGLRRSPEEIDSKEESDDEDFLKVFRQVKVHESIKKALARVHSMVPSARARQQYNRLLQMHDQVKADHGNRHDETLSLTSVEGPWIIEDHDLYQFPLETQLSTSIEGPWIIEDDDLYQFPWETPVSTSVEVPWIIEDDDLYQFS; this is encoded by the exons atgaCGATGCTACctg GTTTGCAATACAATATCGATGATCTGTTTCAAGAAGCTAAGAAAAGATGGCTCAAGCCTATAGAAGTGTTTTACATTTTGCAGAATCACGAATTGCGTGGGTTCACTGATGTTCCTGTTAACCAGCCACGCG ATGGATCGGTGTATCTGTTTAATAAAAGAGTCATGCGTTTCTTTCGAAAGGATGGTCATAATTGGCGGAAGAAAAAAGATGGAAGAACTGTGGCTGAAGGACATGAAAAGCTTAAG GTTGGAAATGTTGAAGCTCTAAACTGTTACTATGCACATGGAGCAGAGAACCCTAATTTCCGGAGGCGAAGTTATTGGATGTTGAACCC GGAATATGAACATGTTGTTTTTGTGCATTACAGAGAAACAAATGAG GGGACATCCCATTCTAGTCCTGTCACACAATTGTCAGCATTTAGCCAGACTCATAGCTCATATACTACTCCAAACCCTGAGACAACATCAATAGCAGGTGATTCATGGGAACCCAATCAGAATTTCTCCATCCCTCCTGGGTATTTAGAAGTTACTTCTGGTATCATGAATAATGGAATGGATCACTTGGAGAAAACAGATGCACATGCATTCCGCCAGTTGGAGGAACAGTTAAGTTTGAAGGAGAAAACAGATGCACAAACTTTGCGCCAGTTGGAGGAACAGTTAAGTTTGAACGAGGACAGCTTCAAAGAAACTTGTCCCTTTTATAGTGAGCATGAAATACCACATGAAATTTCTGTTGCATTCTCTGGACCAGATGATCATAAACAACCATACGAGGGATATAATGGAGCAAAAG ATAGAAGTGGTAATCATTATCAAGAATTGCTTGACCATGATTGCCCTGGTGGGCAAGAACAAACCTTATCTTGGACAGAGATGCTGGAAACACGCAAGTTCTCATCAGGGAGGAAGTTACCAGAACAACATACTTTCGAGGCATCTGAAAAT GAAAAGTCACTATCTTCCTCAGGAAGAGAAATGATCGCCAACCAGGAAACCAATTACCGGCTAAACCCCAACAGTAATAACAATGAGAACT CTGTCTTTGCATTTACTCAAGATGTTGGCGGAGTAAATTTTTTTCCATATTCTTCAGTCGAAACTCAAGGAACTACTTATGACTACTATGAAAGACTGGTTGACCAAAGCCTAATTCAGGAACCTCGGGATGCATATGCATGCTTGACTGTTGGAcagaaacaaaaatttaaaattacagCTGTCTCCCCAGAATATTGTTATGCCGCTGAGGCAACTAAG GTGATCATTATTGGATCCTTTCTCTGCCCTTCCTCAGATTCTACATGGGCTTGTATGTTTGGTGATGTTGAAGTTCCTGCTGAAATGATTCAGGATGGCGTAATGTGTTGTGAGGCGCCATCCAATCTTCTTGGAAAGGTTACTCTATGCATTACTTCCGGAAATAAGGAACCATGTAGTGAAATCAAAGAGTTTGAGTTTCGtagtaagaccaatagttgcactCATTGTAATATTTTGGAAACAGAAGCCGCCAGAAGTCCAGAAGAGCTGTTATTACTTGTTCAATTTGCAGAAATGCTCCTTTCTGCTTCTACTACGAAGGATGACAGCACAGAATCTGGAAGTCATGTTTCAACGGATCAGAAAGTAGATGATGATTCATGGAGCCATATTAGAGATGCCATCCTAGTTGGCAATGGAACTTCATCCGGTACTATTGATTGGCTTCTTCAAGAGCTGCTGAAGGATAAACTGCAGCACTGGCTTTCTTGCAGATCCAATGAACGAGATGAAAGGGAAGGCTGTTCTTTGTCCTGCAAAGAGCAAGGGATTATACACATGGTTTCTGGATTGGGTTTCGAGTGGGCCCTAAACCCCATTCTCAGTTATGGCGTGGTTGTTAATTTCCGTGACATCAACGGTTGGACTGCCCTTCATTGGGCTGCACGATTTGGAAG GGAAAAAATGGCTGCTTCGCTTATCGCTGCCGGCGCATCTGCTGGAGCAGTGACAGATCCAACTTCACAAAATCCAAATGGTTTAACTGCTGCATCTATTGCTACCAGCAATGACCACAAGGGACTGGCAGGTTATCTTGCAGAGGCAGATCTAACAAGTCATTTGTCGTCCCTCACATTGGAAAAGTGTGAAGTTTCTAAAGATTCTTCTGAGCTTGAAGCTGAGTTAACTGTCAGCAATGTGTCTAATAAATATCTTGAATCCAGTGATGACGAGGTTTCACTAAAAAAAACCTTGGGTGCTGTTAGAAATGCAGCTCAGGCAGCTGCATTGATACAGGCTGCTTTTCGCGCACATTCTTTCAGAAAAcagaaagagagagaaagtgCACGTGATTACAGAATTGCAACTCAGGCAGCTGCACGGATACAGACTGCTTTTCGTGCACATTCTTTCAGAAAACGTAGAGAGGGAGAATGTGCACGTGATTACAATTCAGCTGCCTTATCAATTCAGAAGAAATATCGAGGTCGGAAAGGTCGCAGAGAGTTCTTAGTTATGCGCCATAAAGTTGTTAAGATACAG GCTCATGTGCGGGGCTACCGGGCTCGGAAGCAATACAAGGTAATGATATGGGCAGTTGGAATCTTTGACAAGATTGTGCTAAGGTGGCGGAGAAAACAAGTTGGTTTGCGAAGATCTCCAGAGGAAATAGATTCGAAAGAAGAAAGCGATGATGAAGATTTTCTAAAGGTGTTCAGGCAAGTGAAAGTACATGAATCAATTAAAAAGGCTTTGGCGCGGGTGCATTCTATGGTCCCATCTGCTCGCGCTCGTCAGCAATATAATCGCTTGCTTCAGATGCATGATCAAGTCAAG GCTGATCATGGCAATAGGCATGATGAAACTCTGTCATTGACTTCTGTAGAGGGTCCTTGGATTATTGAAGATCATGACTTATATCAATTTCCTTTGGAAACTCAGTTATCAACTTCTATAGAGGGCCCATGGATTATAGAAGATGATGATTTATATCAATTTCCTTGGGAAACTCCGGTATCAACTTCTGTAGAGGTTCCTTGGattattgaagatgatgatttatATCAATTTTCTTAG